The DNA region AAATCCATTCTTCCCTTGCCAGTTTTCCCGTTACCGTTTACTCTTTTCATGTGACCTCCTTGCTTTCCGTTGTTTTCGTTCAAAAACATGGTAGCAGGTGAGGTCATACCTTCGTTTCAACTAAGTTTAGGACACTTTCTGCTGCCCCGCTCATGTGGTGGGGGACATGAATCTGCGCGGCGACATCCTCACAATCATGGACATAAGGGGATTATTGGGGATGCCCTCCGCCCCGCCCGGGCCGGACGCAAAGGTCATGGTGGCGCAGATTGGGGAAATCAGGGTGGGGATCATAGTGGAAGAGGCTGATGACGTCACATACCTTCGCCCGGCTGAATTAAAACCGGCGCCCGCCTCGGCGAGGAGCGGCGGTGAGGAATATTTGAAGGGCGCTTTTCCATTTAAAGGCGTGATGCTGGAAATGATCAACCTGGAAAAGATGCTCACGGGAGGCGAATTGTTGGTGGACGAAACGGTTTGATTACTTAGGAAAGCGGCCTTTACATAGCCTCCCCCTTGAGGGGGGAGGGCAGGGTGGGGGTGAAAATAAATCATGGCCAGTTGTGGAACCATGACAACTTTTTGCCGGACATTGAATGTTTCAATTTGCACCCTCCCCTCAAGGGATGGGTGGGTTTGACGACGGAACATAGGTTATACAAAGCCTACTTTTAAAAGGAGCGGACAATGTGGCGGAATATGAGGCTTAAAAAGCGGATACTTCTCGGATTCACCGCTCCGGTAATTATTTTCACGATCATGTCGGCGGTCATTTACGCGAACCTAATGGCGCTTCATAGCGCGTTTGACAATGTGGGCGGCACAGTGGAAAAAGTGACCTTGGCGGGTGATTTGCCACGCCATATGAACTTTACCATAGGAGCCGTGAGGGGCTACGTGATAACGCATGACAAAAGCCACAAGCAAAGCATAGAAGATGGATTAAAGGAATTAGACGGCGACACTGAAAGGCTTGAGAAAACATTGACTCATCCTGACCAGAAAAACCGCTTGAAACAGTTAATGGAGGTGGCCGCGAAATACAGAAAGGAAGTTGCCGAACCTTTAGTGCAAATCGTAGAAAGCGGCAAGAAGGTGGATATCATTTCGCTTGTCAATAAGGGGACGTCTTATGCCAGGGAGATGGACAAAATATCGGCCGATTTCAACGTCAAGGAAAGGCAGATATTGCAGGATGAGGAAAGCAAATTCACCGCCACTTTGAACCTGATGATCTACGAACTGATCGGGGGAGCCGTCGTGTTGATCGGCATTTCCATGGCTATCGCGTATTTCATCTCCAAAGAAACGTTCAAGAGCGTAAGCGAGATCGTCAATTCCATCTCAAGCTCCTCCGCCGAAATATCAACCACCGTATCCGAACACGAGCGCACGGCGACGCAGCAGGCGGCTTCCGTCAGCCAGACCAGCGCGACAGTGGAGGAGCTTGGAGTCTCCGCCCGGCAGACGTCCGAGCAGGCGGAAACGGCGGCGGCCACTTCGCAGAAGGGAGTGGCCCTGTCCGAAAAAGGGTCCGGCGCGGTGCAGACAACCCTGGACGGGATGGGCAGGACAAAAGACAAGGCCCGGATCATATCCGAGCAGATATTAAAGCTAAGCGAGCAGACGGGGCAGATCGGCGGCATGGCGGCCATGGTGAACGACATCGCAAACCAGGTGAACCTGCTGGCGCTCAACGCGGCGGTGGAGGCGGCCCGGGCGGGGGAGCATGGCCGGGGTTTCGCCGTTGTGGCGCAGGAGATACGCAAGCTGGCCGACCAGACTAAAAAATCAATCGAGAGGGTCAACGCGCTGGTGAACGACGTGCAGAAGGCGACAAACGCGGTGGTCATGGCGTCGGAGGAGGGGACAAAGACCATAGACGAGGGGGCGCAACTGACCGGGCAGATGGCGGACGTATTCAACAGCATATCCGACGCAATGAAGTCTATATACGAGAACGCACAGAAAGTCATGCTAAACGCCAGGCAGCAGGACGCGGCCATCGGCCAGGTGTCCGAGGCGGTGAACTCCATCAGCGGCGGAGCCAGGGAGACCGCCGCCGGGATAAGCCAGACGAAGATAGGCGTAGAGAAGCTCAAGGAGACCGCGGTGAGGCTGAAGGAACTTGTATGACGGCCGGCCTTTAAAAAGGAGAAGCGTGAAATGATAAAAGACGCGGAGATGCGCGATCTTTACAGGATCGAAAGCGGTGAGCGTCTGCGCGATATTGAAAATAGCGTTCTTGCCCTGGAGGCCAATCCGGCGGAACCCGCTCCGCTAGAACCGCTGTTGCGGGACATTCACAGCCTGAAGGGCGCTTCCCGGATGCTCGAGGTGACGGCGGTGGAGCGCATTGCCCATGCGATGGAGGACTATCTTGCGCCAGTGCGCAAGGGCGAGGCCGCGCTCACGAAAAACATGGCGGACACTATTTATAACTCGCTGGACGCGGTAAAGAGACTTGTCCGCGAAGCCGTCACCGGCGAGGAATCGGGAGTGGACATCCCGGCGGTTGTCCATTCTTTAATCGGAGACGCGCCTGGTCAAGTTGAAAGCTCCACCAACGCTCCGGCAACTGGCGGCGCCTCTGGCTCCCAATCGCGGGGGGAACCTTTGTACCAGATGGACACTGTGCGGGTGAAGACGGACAAGCTTGATTCCCTGCTCACTCACTCAGGAGAACTTGTGGTTTTGAAAACCCGCATGGCGCACAGGCTTGTCCAGGCTGAGGAAGCGATGGGCCTTTGCGACGAACTGGCGAAAGAGCGCCAGGATGGGAACGGGGTGATACGGCGCTTGAGCGCGGCGATTAGCGAACTGCGTGACGCGATAAACGAAGACGAATCAAAACTTGAATTCATTTCCAGCGAAATGGAGAACGGCATACGCAACATACGGCTTGTGCCGTTCCACGTTTTGTTCGATCTTTTTCCGCGCATGACGCGCGACCTGGCCGCTGCCCGGGGCGTTGAGACGCTCCTTTTGATCGAAGGTGGCGACACGAAGGCGGACAAGAAAGTCATCGAGGAGATGAAAGACCCGATCATGCACCTGATCCGCAACGCCATAGACCACGGTATAGAGCCGCCGGATGAGCGGGAACGGGCGGGAAAACCAAGAGCTGGAACAATAACCCTTTCGGCGCAAAGGACCGAAACAAGCGTGGAAATCCGCGTTGCCGACGACGGACGGGGATTGGACACGGAAACCATAAAACAGGCGGCCATAAAGCGCAAAATGATCAGCGCGGAGTTGGCCGGCGCCCTGACCGGACCGGACATACAGGCGCTCATCTTCGCGTCCGGATTTTCCACCAGCGCTTTCGCCACCGACATTTCCGGCAGGGGAATCGGGCTGGACGCTGTGAGGGTCATAACGGAATCGCTCAAAGGCTCCATCCATATCGAATCAACGCCGGGAGCGGGATGCGTGATGAGGATAAAACTGCCGGTAACGCTTTCGGCGACCCGGGCGCTGATCGTGATGTCGGAAGGGAGACGCTACGCCATACCTATAGAGTTCACCAAATCGGCGCGTATGGTCTCACGGGGGGATGTGTTCCCCGTGGAAGGGCGTGACACGATTGTGGTGGACGGGGCCCCTGTGGCCATAACCGGGCTTTTGGAAATACTGGAAATGCCGGCGGCCGGAGTGAAATCGTCAAGGAACGGGCAGGCTCCACGCAACGGATCTTTCCCATGCGTGACGTTGTTCGCTGGCGATCAAACCGCCGCCGTGCGGGTGGACGAACTGCTCGACGAACTGGAAATAACGCTAAAGCCCCGCTGTTCCCTGCTAAAGCGGGTCCGCAACATTTCCGGTTCAACAATTTTAGGCAACGGTGAGGTTTGCGCCGTTCTCAATCCACCGGACGTGATCCGGACAGTTCGCAAGCGCTCCATGCCCAAGGGTGCGGCCGTGGCCGCCGATTCGTCCAACGTGGCGGAAAGGAAGCGCGCGGTGCTGGTGGTGGAGGACTCCATCACCACAAGGACGCAGTTAAAGCGAATTATCACCGGAGCGGGGTATGACGTGGTGACGGCGGTGGACGGCATGGACGCATGCGAAAAGATGGCGGCCAGTTCGTTTGACGCCGTGGTGTCCGACGTGATGATGCCGAAGATGAACGGGCTGGCGCTCACCGCCAGGATAAGGGCGGACCAACGGTCTAAAGACCTGCCCGTGATACTGGTGACCACGCTGGCGTCGGACGCGGACAAGAAAAAGGGGCTGGAGGCGGGCGCCAACGCATACATTCCAAAGCCCGCGTTCGACCAGAAATTATTGCTGGAAACGTTAAGAAGATTTATTTGACCTGTTGCAAACCCGGCGAGAAGCGCGGTAAGGAGTGAGGAGTATGTGTCCAGCTTCGCGGACAAGCCTTCAAGGCGGCGGCGTCATAAAGGTCCTCCTGGTGGACGATTCAATTGTCGCCCAGGCGTTGCTGAAGAAAATGCTTTCGACCTCGCCGGACATATCCGTTGTCGGCTCCGCGCACGACGGTGAGGAGGCGCTTTCGATGATCCCCGTCCTTGATCCGGACGTCATAATTACGGACATTCACATGCCCAGGATGGACGGGCTCAAATTCACCGAGACCGTTATGGATAAATTCCCCCGGCCGATACTGGTGGTCAGCGTGTCGGTGGAAAGGAATTCGGTCAACGTTTTCCGGATGCTTCAGTCCGGGGCGATAGATGTGTTTCCAAAACCCAAGGCAGGGGGGGAAGAGGAATTCGCGCTGCGCGCCGGCGAGCTTATCAGCAAGGTCCGGATTCTCGCCGGTGTGCATGTGATGAGAAGAAAGGAGGGAATGGAGACGCACAAAGCCCCGCTGCCTTCTTCTTTATTGACCGGGGGAAAAGCAAAGAATTTCAGCCTCGTCGCAATAGGCGCTTCAACCGGAGGCCCGCAGGCTTTATACGAAATTCTTTCACGCCTGCCGCGGGATTTTTCCATACCGGTCATCTGCGTGCAGCATATCAGCGATGGATTCATAGACGGGATGGTGGAGTGGCTTCAAACAGGCTGCCAGCTTGAAGTCCGCAAAGCGCGGCACGGGGAGATCCCATTGCCGGGCAATGTCTATTTTCCCGGCGAAGGGGCGCATCTTATAGTGGACAGCTATGGCGCATTCAGGTATCTGGATGAGCCGCCTGTAAACGGGCACCGTCCGTCCATCACTCTGGCATTCAAGTCTATCGCGCGGGAATTCGGAAGCGGCGCCATAGGCGTCCTTCTCACCGGAATGGGGAATGACGGGGCGGAAGGGCTCAAAACCCTGGATTCGGCAGGCGCGGTGACCATCGCGCAGGACGCGGACACATGCGTTGTGTTCGGCATGCCCAAAAGCGCGATAGATATCGGCGCCGCCCAATATGTGCTGCCGCTCGAAGAGATAGCGCCGGCCATCATTCTAAAGATCGCTGGCGAAGGAAGGAAGTAAGCATGAATAGCAAAGCCGGGAAGGAAATCCTCATCGTCGAGGACAGCGAGGTGCAGGCCGTCCTTTTGCAAAGGATGCTCACCCAGCGCGGCTTTAAAATAGCCCGCGCCAAGGATGGCGAGGAGGGGCTTTACATGGCCCAATCGCATAAGCCCGCGCTTATCATCAGCGACATCATCATGCCCAGGATGGATGGATGGCGGATGTGCTGGCAGATCAAAAGGGACCCTGAAATAAAGGACACCCCGGTGATCCTGCTCACCCAGCTGTCTGAAGTGGAGGACGTGATAAGAGGGCTGGAGGCCGGGGCCGATTACTATATTACAAAACCTTTCGCCCCGGATTTCCTGGCCGCCAAAGCGGAATATTTTATCGCCAACCATGTCCCGGCGGCCGAATCCGGCGAGGAGGGTCCTCTTGACGTGACATACGCCGGGAAACAATTCCACGTCACCTCCGGGAGGATGCGGATTTTAAACCTGCTTCTTTCGATTTACGAGAACGCGGTGGAGCAGAACAAGGAGCTTGTCCGCGTCCAGCAGGGGCTTGCCACGCTCAACGATCAACTGGAGGAAAAGGTGCGGCTGCGCACGGCGGCGCTGATCGCCGAAGTTGACGAACGCATACTTGCGGAAGAAAAACTGAAAAGTGTGAACAGGGCGCTTAGAACATTAAGCGGCAGCAACCGTGCGCTTATCCGCTCTATCAGGGAGGAGGAGCTTTTGAGCGATATATGCCGTGTCGCGGTAAAATCCGGCGGATATCATATGGCGTGGATCGGCTACCTGGATAACCGCGCGGTGAAATCCGCCCGCCTGATGGCGTGGGCCGGGCCGGAGAATATGGACGGCAAGATGGTCCAGGCGGCATGGCCGCAGACTTGCGGCGATGATTGGCCGATGGCAAGGGCGTCGCAAAGCGGCGCGCCATTTATCGCAAGGGATATCCTGGATAATCCTGAGTTCGCATACATGCGCGGCCACGCCATTGATACCGGATATTGCTCATGCGCTTCGTTTCCCCTGAAGGTAAAAGGCGTTGTTATGGGCGTGGTGAATATTTATTCCACGAACGCGGAAGCGTTTTCCACCGACGAATTGGCCCTGCTTGATGAAATGGCCGGAGATATCGCATATGGCATAGGCTCGTTAAGGGAACGCGGGGCGAGAGAGAAGGCGGAAAAACAGGTGCTGGAAAGCGAGGAAAAGTTCCGCCTGATGATGGAAGCCGCTCAGGACGCTGTCATCCTGGTTGACGGTGACGGGATAACGCAGAGTTGGAACGGGTCCGCGGAGAGGATTTTCGGCTACGCCGCCTCCCAGACGTTGGGAAAATCCATAATAGACTATATAGTGCCGCCAGATAACCGGGAGGCCGTCTGCCAGTGGCTCGGGCAGTTCAAAATAAGCGGGTCCGGGCCGCTGATCGGAAAAGTGACCGAAGTGACGGCCATGAAGGCCGACGGCGCCTTCTTGCCGGTTGACATGTCCCTTTCATCCGTGCAAATCGGCGGCAAATGGATGGCCATCGGTCTGTTAAGCGACATATCGGAAAGGAAACAGACCGAGCAGATGCTTTTACAGTCGGAAAAAATGGCCTCAATCGGGCACCTTGCGGCGGGCATTGTCCACGAGATAAACAATCCCGTAAGCTACGTCAGTTCGAATATCGGTTATTTGAAGCAGGAAATCGGAAAATTATTCGAAACATTCGGATCGGCCCCGCAAAATCCGGAAGACTCGGAGCGCCGCATTGAAAATGCCCACAAAGCCGAAAAGGAATTTGTGGAAATACTCAAGGAGTCCGGCGAGGGGATCCAAAGGATCATCGCAATCATAAGGAACCTGAAAACGTTCACCCATGTTTCCGACGAAAAATGGGAGACTGCCGATATTCACAAGGTCATCACAGGATCGCTGAACATTGTCCGCAACGAAATTAAATACAAAGCGGAAGTGGCGATGCAGTTTGAGTCCAAATACGCGGATATGGTGGAGTGCATTCCCAACCAGTTAAGCCAGGTGTTCATCAATTTGATTGTGAACGCGGGGCAGGCCATAAAAGAAAAGGGAATCATAAGCATCCGCACAAGAGACGCTGGCGAATCGGTGGCGGTGGAGATAAGCGACACGGGCGAGGGTATTTCCAGGGAGAACATGAAACGTGTATTTGAACCTTTTTTCACCACAAAACCCGCCGGAAAAGGGACCGGGCTTGGCTTGTCGCTTTCGTATAAGATCGTCCAGAAGCACGGCGGGTCGATCAACGTAAAAAGCGATGCCGGGAAAGGGACGATGTTCACAGTAACGCTGCCAGTGCGCCATACTTCCAGTGGCTGATGATGACCATTACGCTGACATCTGATGCGTCACGTCTTGGCGACATCTTCCAGTATCTTCCTGACACTTCCTGTTTAACTTAATCAGTTGGAAGATTGTTAGAAGATTTTTCAACCAGCGCCGCGAGTTGTCCCTTGTTTCGCGGCTACGGCCAATACGCGGGCAAGTTCTCACCTGCCCGCCAACAGGTTGGCGACCATGGACATGAATTCCTTTGCCACCACCGGCTTGATGATAAAGCCGTTAGCCCCCAGTGAAAGCGCCTTTGCGCGGGCTGTGCCCTCGGCGGTGTTGGATGCTTCGGCGGACGTGGCGATCAATATCGGCGTCCCCTTGACATGCTCGATGCGCCTGGCGGCGGCCAGGAATTCAAAACCGTCCATCTCCGGCATGTTCAAATCGGAGATGATCAGGTCCGGGCTGGCGTCTTTTAACATATCCAGCGCTCCATTGCCGTTATCCGATTCAATGAACTCCGCCTTGAGTGAATCCAGAATTATCTCCTTCATCATCTTCCGATGCGCTTCCTGATCGTCCGCTATCAGGATCAAAACATCGAAATGGCGGAGGCTGACTTTAAAAACGCTTCCCTTGCCAAGCTCCGATTCCACCGTCAGATCACCGCCATGTTCCTTGATGATGTCGTAACAATATGGCAGGCCAAGCCCGGTGCCAGACTCTCCGTGGGTACCCT from Nitrospinota bacterium includes:
- a CDS encoding methyl-accepting chemotaxis protein; translated protein: MRLKKRILLGFTAPVIIFTIMSAVIYANLMALHSAFDNVGGTVEKVTLAGDLPRHMNFTIGAVRGYVITHDKSHKQSIEDGLKELDGDTERLEKTLTHPDQKNRLKQLMEVAAKYRKEVAEPLVQIVESGKKVDIISLVNKGTSYAREMDKISADFNVKERQILQDEESKFTATLNLMIYELIGGAVVLIGISMAIAYFISKETFKSVSEIVNSISSSSAEISTTVSEHERTATQQAASVSQTSATVEELGVSARQTSEQAETAAATSQKGVALSEKGSGAVQTTLDGMGRTKDKARIISEQILKLSEQTGQIGGMAAMVNDIANQVNLLALNAAVEAARAGEHGRGFAVVAQEIRKLADQTKKSIERVNALVNDVQKATNAVVMASEEGTKTIDEGAQLTGQMADVFNSISDAMKSIYENAQKVMLNARQQDAAIGQVSEAVNSISGGARETAAGISQTKIGVEKLKETAVRLKELV
- a CDS encoding response regulator is translated as MIKDAEMRDLYRIESGERLRDIENSVLALEANPAEPAPLEPLLRDIHSLKGASRMLEVTAVERIAHAMEDYLAPVRKGEAALTKNMADTIYNSLDAVKRLVREAVTGEESGVDIPAVVHSLIGDAPGQVESSTNAPATGGASGSQSRGEPLYQMDTVRVKTDKLDSLLTHSGELVVLKTRMAHRLVQAEEAMGLCDELAKERQDGNGVIRRLSAAISELRDAINEDESKLEFISSEMENGIRNIRLVPFHVLFDLFPRMTRDLAAARGVETLLLIEGGDTKADKKVIEEMKDPIMHLIRNAIDHGIEPPDERERAGKPRAGTITLSAQRTETSVEIRVADDGRGLDTETIKQAAIKRKMISAELAGALTGPDIQALIFASGFSTSAFATDISGRGIGLDAVRVITESLKGSIHIESTPGAGCVMRIKLPVTLSATRALIVMSEGRRYAIPIEFTKSARMVSRGDVFPVEGRDTIVVDGAPVAITGLLEILEMPAAGVKSSRNGQAPRNGSFPCVTLFAGDQTAAVRVDELLDELEITLKPRCSLLKRVRNISGSTILGNGEVCAVLNPPDVIRTVRKRSMPKGAAVAADSSNVAERKRAVLVVEDSITTRTQLKRIITGAGYDVVTAVDGMDACEKMAASSFDAVVSDVMMPKMNGLALTARIRADQRSKDLPVILVTTLASDADKKKGLEAGANAYIPKPAFDQKLLLETLRRFI
- the cheB gene encoding chemotaxis-specific protein-glutamate methyltransferase CheB, producing MCPASRTSLQGGGVIKVLLVDDSIVAQALLKKMLSTSPDISVVGSAHDGEEALSMIPVLDPDVIITDIHMPRMDGLKFTETVMDKFPRPILVVSVSVERNSVNVFRMLQSGAIDVFPKPKAGGEEEFALRAGELISKVRILAGVHVMRRKEGMETHKAPLPSSLLTGGKAKNFSLVAIGASTGGPQALYEILSRLPRDFSIPVICVQHISDGFIDGMVEWLQTGCQLEVRKARHGEIPLPGNVYFPGEGAHLIVDSYGAFRYLDEPPVNGHRPSITLAFKSIAREFGSGAIGVLLTGMGNDGAEGLKTLDSAGAVTIAQDADTCVVFGMPKSAIDIGAAQYVLPLEEIAPAIILKIAGEGRK
- a CDS encoding response regulator; translated protein: MNSKAGKEILIVEDSEVQAVLLQRMLTQRGFKIARAKDGEEGLYMAQSHKPALIISDIIMPRMDGWRMCWQIKRDPEIKDTPVILLTQLSEVEDVIRGLEAGADYYITKPFAPDFLAAKAEYFIANHVPAAESGEEGPLDVTYAGKQFHVTSGRMRILNLLLSIYENAVEQNKELVRVQQGLATLNDQLEEKVRLRTAALIAEVDERILAEEKLKSVNRALRTLSGSNRALIRSIREEELLSDICRVAVKSGGYHMAWIGYLDNRAVKSARLMAWAGPENMDGKMVQAAWPQTCGDDWPMARASQSGAPFIARDILDNPEFAYMRGHAIDTGYCSCASFPLKVKGVVMGVVNIYSTNAEAFSTDELALLDEMAGDIAYGIGSLRERGAREKAEKQVLESEEKFRLMMEAAQDAVILVDGDGITQSWNGSAERIFGYAASQTLGKSIIDYIVPPDNREAVCQWLGQFKISGSGPLIGKVTEVTAMKADGAFLPVDMSLSSVQIGGKWMAIGLLSDISERKQTEQMLLQSEKMASIGHLAAGIVHEINNPVSYVSSNIGYLKQEIGKLFETFGSAPQNPEDSERRIENAHKAEKEFVEILKESGEGIQRIIAIIRNLKTFTHVSDEKWETADIHKVITGSLNIVRNEIKYKAEVAMQFESKYADMVECIPNQLSQVFINLIVNAGQAIKEKGIISIRTRDAGESVAVEISDTGEGISRENMKRVFEPFFTTKPAGKGTGLGLSLSYKIVQKHGGSINVKSDAGKGTMFTVTLPVRHTSSG